The proteins below are encoded in one region of Pseudophryne corroboree isolate aPseCor3 chromosome 8, aPseCor3.hap2, whole genome shotgun sequence:
- the C1GALT1C1 gene encoding C1GALT1-specific chaperone 1: MISEGGSFMRGMLIGGAFCIVVTLLGHIKLSHEPASPHEHHHIQAPNKEDVLKLSVAERRELSQSIRVYCVILVRPKDLSLWAAVRTTWSKHCDKADFYSSEHVKVFDSIVVDSNDMWLMMRKAIQMAYEKHKDDYNWFFICQPSTFAIVENLKYFLLAKNPLEPFFLGHVVKDGDLDYVDLAGGIVLSVGTVDRLIHVMNEPEKCPEKGGIIWKTSDDKQLAMCLKYKGVFAENAEDAEGKNVFNTKSVGSLIKEAMANDPQKVVEGCCSDMAITFSGLSPNHMQVMMYGVYRLRAYGHSFNDALVFLPPPDSDND; this comes from the coding sequence ATGATTTCAGAAGGAGGTTCGTTTATGCGAGGCATGTTGATAGGTGGTGCATTTTGCATAGTTGTTACTCTCCTAGGACACATTAAATTGAGTCATGAACCTGCATCGCCCCATGAACACCATCACATCCAAGCTCCTAATAAAGAGGATGTTTTGAAACTGTCGGTGGCAGAACGAAGGGAGCTGAGTCAAAGCATAAGGGTGTACTGTGTTATCCTTGTCAGACCTAAAGATTTAAGCTTGTGGGCTGCTGTCAGGACTACCTGGAGCAAACACTGTGACAAGGCAGACTTCTATAGCTCTGAACATGTTAAAGTATTTGATTCAATTGTTGTTGACAGCAATGACATGTGGCTTATGATGAGGAAAGCTATCCAAATGGCATATGAAAAACACAAAGATGACTATAACTGGTTCTTCATCTGTCAGCCCTCCACATTTGCCATAGTTGAAAACCTGAAGTATTTCCTGTTGGCGAAAAACCCTTTGGAGCCTTTCTTCCTTGGTCATGTTGTAAAGGATGGAGACTTAGACTATGTTGACTTAGCAGGTGGCATAGTGCTAAGTGTTGGCACTGTAGACCGGCTTATCCATGTTATGAATGAACCAGAGAAGTGTCCAGAGAAAGGTGGCATCATATGGAAGACTTCTGACGATAAGCAGTTAGCAATGTGCCTAAAGTACAAAGGAGTATTTGCAGAAAATGCAGAAGATGCTGAAGGAAAGAATGTCTTCAACACCAAATCTGTGGGTTCCCTGATAAAAGAAGCCATGGCAAATGATCCCCAAAAAGTAGTTGAAGGTTGCTGCTCAGATATGGCAATCACGTTCAGCGGACTTTCACCCAACCACATGCAAGTTATGATGTATGGCGTTTACAGGCTAAGAGCTTATGGACACAGCTTCAATGACGCTTTGGTCTTTTTACCACCTCCGGACTCTGATAATGATTAA